Part of the Chlamydia muridarum str. Nigg genome is shown below.
TTTGGAGGAAAGAAGTGAGGAGATTCAAGAATTTCGAAAACGTTTTGAATCCCTATTTGTTGAGCTTCCAGCCAATTACGATAAAGTACTGTTTTTAGATTTGTTGCGTGCAGCTGTAGATCCAGAAAGAGTTTCGATTTCTTTGCTGTCGGCAATTGGCCATATGTCTGTGTTAGATTTTGTAGATTATCAAGGACATTTCATTGCTCTACGTAAGGCTTTTGCCAAGTTGATGGAGAATATATTTATCGATCAAGACTTTGCTGTTTGGAGGGAAGAACATTTTACGGATTTCCTTAAACAGAAAAGAGAAGAAGAGCTTGCTCGTAAACAAAGATATCCGACGCCTTATGTGGATTACTTAGTTGAAGAGAGAACGCGGCAATATGCTCTTTTTTGCCAAAGGTATATGGACTCATTTATTGCTTTTCTCTTGTCGGATACAGAAATTCCCTCTGATGATCCTTATTATCGAGAACTTGCTTGTTGGCGTCAGGAATTGCGTTCTGGAGCGCATCCAGCCTTAGAATGGCGTGAGCATTACGAGTTTTTACATAAACGTTTATTGCAAACATCCTATGATTTGTGTGAGTTGTTCGCTGCTTTTCGTGAATTCGCAGAACTCAAGCGTCCTTTGTATGGGCAATATCCTCTGACTCTTACACGCAATGTTGAACAAATTGAGCAAGATCTTATCGCCTCTTTTTATCCATTGTATGGTTACGGTTATCTATCCGCGCATGCCTTTGGTCAGGCGGCTACTTTAGGGTCTATTTTTAAATTAGTTTCTGCTTATTCCGTACTTGTGCAACATCTCTCTAGTCCAGAGGACTTATCTAAGCTATTGGTGATCGTTGATAAGCAATCATTAGGGTACCGTTGCGGGAAACCTCATGTCGGATTTTTTAAAGATGGTTCTCCTATAAACTCCTTTTTCAAAGGAGGGATCCTCCCGGGGAATGATTATTCTGGCAGAGGATACATTGATCTTATTTCTGCTTTAGAAATGTCAAGTAACCCTTATTTTTCTCTTCTTGTGAGTGAATACCTTTCTGATCCAGAAGATTTATGTGAAGCTGCTAGGCTTTTCGGATTTGGAGAAAAGACAGGGGTTGGCCTTCCTGGAGAATATGCAGGGAGAGTGCCAGTAGATGTCGCGTATAACCGTTCCGGGTTATACGCGACAGCTATAGGGCAGCATACACTTGTTGTAACTCCTTTACAGACAGCTGTCATGATGTCAACATTAGTTAATGGAGGAAGTGTATATCAACCGAGTTTAATACAGGGAGAGTGGTATGAAGGAAAGTTTTTCCCCGAGACTGTTAAAAAGAAAAGAGATATTTTCTTGCCCGATCCCATCGTGCATCTCTTTAAGAAGGGTATGCATAACGTGATTTGGGGACAGTACGGAACGACAAGATTTATGCGTCAACGATTTGCTCCTGAACAACTGTCTCGTATTATCGGTAAAACGAGTACCGCTGAGGTAATCGCTCGCGTGAGCTTAGATCGTGAACGAGGGCGTATGAAATTGAAAGATGTATGGTTTGGTGCGATTGGGTATGAAGATGAGGCGCTAACGCTCCCTGATATTGTCGTTGTTGTTTATTTGCGACTCGGAGAGTTTGGGAGGGACGCGGCTCCGATGGCGGTGCGCATGATAGAGAAATGGGAAGAAATTCGTAAAAAATCTCTCCATTAATGGAGATTGGCACGCTTTTTGCTCCTGTAGAAGTGAGGTGTTACTTTGACAGGGAACGACTATGGAAGAAGCGGAAAAGCATTTAGCGAAAGAGTTTTTGTGTTCAGGAATTAATTTATTTTTGAGTGGTGAATACGAACAAGCTGAAGAAAGGTTGAAAGAGTCTTTAGAATTAGATCCAGAAGCTGGGTTAGCCTATTGTTATTTGGGAATTATTGCTTTAGAAACAGGACGGACTGCTGAAGCTTTGGTTTGGTGTAAGAAGGGATTGGATGAGGAGCCAGGAGACAGCTATTTACGTTATTGTTATGGTGTTGCCTTAGATAAAGCAGATCGTGTAGAGGAAGCCATTGGCCATTATCAGGCATATGCAGAGCTTCATCCTGAGGACATAGAATGCCTTTTTAGTTTAGGAAGCGCCTATCATCGTGTGTTACGTTATGAAGATGCCATTGCTTGCTTTGATCGTATTGCACAACTCGATCCTTGGAATCCTCAAAGTTTATATAATAAGGCTGTGATTTTATCAGATATGGAAGATGAAGAGGGGGCGATTGATTTATTGGAATCAACTGTGAAGAGAAACCCTCTTTATTGGAAAGCTTGGGTAAAATTGGGGTACTTACTTTCCAGAAATAAGATGTGGGATCGAGCAACGGAAGCTTATGAGCGAGTTGTTCAATTACGACCCGATCTATCTGATGGGCATTATAACCTGGGACTATGCTATTTAACGCTTGATAAAACAAGATTGGCGTTAAAAGCTTTTCAAGAGTCTTTGCAATTGAATTCTGAAGATGCAGATGCACATTTTTATATAGGGTTGGCGCATATGGATCTTAAGCAGAATGAGCTGGCTTATGATGCATTTTATCGGGCATTGGGAATTAATTTAGATCACGAACGATCGCACTATTTATTGGGCTATTTGCACCATATACAAGGAGAATCTGACAAAGCAGAGAAGGAGCTTTCTTTCTTAATGTCTAAGGAATCGGTGTTCGCTCCATTGTTGCAAAAAACTGTGAGTAGTTCAGGATTTATTCGTGAGAAAGAGACGCTATTTTGAAAGTAGCCAACTTTTAATGATGGTGATTTTCTTCTCAACAAAACGACTTGGTTTTTGAATTTTTATTTGTTTGTGTTGTAGAAAAATTCCATTTTTTTTACGATCCGTGGCCAACAAGTTTTTTTCTTAAGGACTGGTTAACAGTCCTTTCCTTGGGTCTAGGGAAAGATCACTTCTTTCCCTAGGCTGTCTTTTTCTCTAAAAAATTTAAAAAAGCTTTTAGAAAGGCGGCGTCTAGAATTGCAGCTAAGGATTTGTTTTGTTTTTTTTAGA
Proteins encoded:
- a CDS encoding penicillin-binding transpeptidase domain-containing protein encodes the protein MKRKRCRSLSVPEKANRLLVGFIIALSIITLRIWHVAVVQHEKKKEEAYRPQRRSVPEHFDRAGVCDRFGKPLAENVLQYNVGISYRAIRDIPTRVWHTDENGNKRLVPVRKDYIKKFADFLAQELHMDRDFVEDTIHAKASVLGSVPHIIQANVSERTFLKLKMLEKDWPGLHVESSVRRHYPEGRTVADLLGYVGPISAEEHRKITRELGNLRECIRAYEEGEDPKFPLGISSIDQVRKLLHELEMHAYGLNSSIGKLGVEAFCDRKLRGLIGKRSMLVDRRGNFIQEMEGSLVGSPGRKIQLTISTELQAFAHELLAEHERGEAFRDYRQWRHQQYLPPFFPWIKGGAIVAMDPKNGQILAMASSPRYDNNDFINMKDSANQEECRSSVLRWLENLEYIGEVFDRRVPLRRERLDPLTGKYFDEELSFSYRAFLDFILPDTSKVKQLLCEKGSVGLSIYLQSKVDQLLEIFDSEAKDCGLVFDVIFQKADGHEPIGEVTSLKRQKQFRKILEERSEEIQEFRKRFESLFVELPANYDKVLFLDLLRAAVDPERVSISLLSAIGHMSVLDFVDYQGHFIALRKAFAKLMENIFIDQDFAVWREEHFTDFLKQKREEELARKQRYPTPYVDYLVEERTRQYALFCQRYMDSFIAFLLSDTEIPSDDPYYRELACWRQELRSGAHPALEWREHYEFLHKRLLQTSYDLCELFAAFREFAELKRPLYGQYPLTLTRNVEQIEQDLIASFYPLYGYGYLSAHAFGQAATLGSIFKLVSAYSVLVQHLSSPEDLSKLLVIVDKQSLGYRCGKPHVGFFKDGSPINSFFKGGILPGNDYSGRGYIDLISALEMSSNPYFSLLVSEYLSDPEDLCEAARLFGFGEKTGVGLPGEYAGRVPVDVAYNRSGLYATAIGQHTLVVTPLQTAVMMSTLVNGGSVYQPSLIQGEWYEGKFFPETVKKKRDIFLPDPIVHLFKKGMHNVIWGQYGTTRFMRQRFAPEQLSRIIGKTSTAEVIARVSLDRERGRMKLKDVWFGAIGYEDEALTLPDIVVVVYLRLGEFGRDAAPMAVRMIEKWEEIRKKSLH
- a CDS encoding tetratricopeptide repeat protein, translating into MEEAEKHLAKEFLCSGINLFLSGEYEQAEERLKESLELDPEAGLAYCYLGIIALETGRTAEALVWCKKGLDEEPGDSYLRYCYGVALDKADRVEEAIGHYQAYAELHPEDIECLFSLGSAYHRVLRYEDAIACFDRIAQLDPWNPQSLYNKAVILSDMEDEEGAIDLLESTVKRNPLYWKAWVKLGYLLSRNKMWDRATEAYERVVQLRPDLSDGHYNLGLCYLTLDKTRLALKAFQESLQLNSEDADAHFYIGLAHMDLKQNELAYDAFYRALGINLDHERSHYLLGYLHHIQGESDKAEKELSFLMSKESVFAPLLQKTVSSSGFIREKETLF